A genomic window from Daphnia carinata strain CSIRO-1 chromosome 9, CSIRO_AGI_Dcar_HiC_V3, whole genome shotgun sequence includes:
- the LOC130700710 gene encoding diacylglycerol lipase-beta-like isoform X2 yields the protein MPGLVAFGRRWEIGSDDLVLPCLVESFTRMLWFFVTVVIWMYHAPYLYCEDGQILQMYLGGVLFILIIILMANTFLIKHSMRGAIMDVRARKYVPTILYIRIILGVPEIAWTVVGSVGVFKPNNSCIQSEITLHVVQGLVIFNWILVSLFFVGVMLVFDPLGHHYTSSPGTDIVDARSPLEVGFEQRTRIWEWRCKFLCCSCCSSACCSRSGDNSSVNDAFSDVAEVLTTLFHDLDLVPSDIAAGLLLLHLRTKRGREEVRLRRMSNQIRRPITEPPRPSANNVLTSSPTADAASRAEFSPSALSVPPSAACSPNVATGTMHHLGSIMEESPLAVMRSHEAYDWMNPFTAHVYMKYALGSYGWMWYLAGGCWKGLCTLKKELVCFSCFRQTSSRQMDDNCCHCNLAALKTVTQLEEKDIVCVSFHNSIYEVPYFVALDHQTSSVVVAIRGTLSGHDALTDLAAMTDPISVEGLPVGWTAHRGMLQSANFVLRQLESKEILKRTFTQYPNYHLVITGHSLGAGAAVLLSILLKPSYPRVRCFAFSPPGGLLSLAAARFTETFCMSVIIGDDLVPRLSLSTLELLKRQMIAELEACRHPKYRIFLRGCWEVVFGRPGSYQQPETTHPLLSETPNNNLSYDSFSEQPPRFQSPSNRSCSVDVTQQLYLPGRILQVEEREHVDSGTYMHPTMYEARWMQREDYNQILVTPRMLKDHTPDSVCRVLQGLSAQYESSLSAVETHEG from the exons ATGCCTGGATTAGTGGCCTTCGGTCGAAGATGGGAAATCGGCTCGGATGATTTAGTTTTGCCTTGCTTAGTGGAGAGCTTCACACGGATGCTTTG GTTCTTTGTCACTGTAGTCATATGGATGTATCATGCCCCGTACCTATACTGTGAAGATGGACAAATCCTACAGATGTATCTAGGTGGTGTACTCTTCATATTAATCATTATTTTGATGGCCAATACCTTCCTCATCAAGCATAGCATGAGAGGGGCCATCATGGATGTCAGGGCAAGAAAATATGTCCCAACCATTCTCTATATCAG AATAATTCTAGGTGTTCCAGAAATAGCTTGGACAGTTGTTGGCTCGGTTGGAGTGTTCAAACCCAATAACAGTTGTATCCAATCAGAAATAACCCTTCATGTTGTACAAGGGCTGGTCATATTCAACTGGATCTTGgtttccctcttttttgttGGGGTAATGCTTGTCTTTGATCCTCTGGGCCACCACTATACCAGCAGCCCGGGCACCGATATAGTCGATGCGCGTTCACCATTAGAAGTTGGTTTCGAGCAAAGGACAAGAATATGGGAATGGCGATGCAAATTTCTGTGTTGCTCATGTTGTTCCA GTGCGTGCTGTTCGCGATCTGGTGACAATTCAAGCGTCAACGACGCATTTAGCGATGTGGCCGAAGTGCTCACTACCCTTTTCCACGATCTGGATCTGGTTCCATCTGACATCGCAGCTGGACTGTTATTGCTCCACTTGCGAACTAAGCGGGGGAGAGAAGAGGTACGCCTTCGTCGAATGTCAAATCAAATCCGACGGCCCATTACCGAACCTCCTCGTCCATCAGCCAATAACGTACTTACATCCAGTCCGACAGCCGATGCGGCATCTCGAGCCGAGTTCAGCCCTTCGGCATTATCCGTTCCACCTTCTGCCGCATGCAGTCCCAACGTCGCCACGGGTACCATGCACCATCTGGGAAGCATCAT GGAGGAATCGCCATTAGCTGTCATGCGCTCCCACGAAGCCTACGACTGGATGAATCCGTTTACGGCTCACGTTTACATGAAGTACGCTTTGGGATCCTACGGATGGATGTGGTACTTAGCAGGAGGTTGCTGGAAAGGCCTCTGCACTTTGAAAAAGGAGCTCGTCTGTTTCTCTTGCTTTAG GCAAACATCGTCAAGACAGATGGATGATAACTGTTGCCACTGTAATTTAGCAGCACTCAAAACAGTGACCCAACTTGAAGAAAAGGACATCGTTTGCGTCTCGTTTCATAATAGCATTTATGAA GTTCCTTACTTTGTTGCGCTAGATCATCAAACATCGTCGGTAGTTGTAGCCATCCGGGGTACACTTTCTGGCCACGACGCTCTTACAGATCTGGCTGCCATGACTGATCCCATTTCAGTGGAAGGACTGCCTGTCGGTTGGACTGCCCATCGTGGCATGTTACAATCAGCCAACTTTGTCCTGAGACAACtcgaaagcaaagaaatacTGAAACGGACTTTTACGCAATATCCAAACTACCACTTGGTCATCACTGGCCACTCTCTAGGAGCTGGGGCGGCAGTTCTACTCTCGATTTTGCTCAAACCCAGCTATCCCCGAGTGCGGTGTTTCGCATTTTCGCCGCCCGGTGGACTGTTGTCACTTGCAGCTGCTCGCTTCACCGAAACATTCTGCATGTCTGTCATTATCGGAGATGATCTTGTACCTCGTCTCAGTCTTTCCACGTTGGAGTTGCTCAAGCGACAAATGATTGCCGAGCTAGAAGCTTGTCGTCATCCGAAG TATCGCATATTTCTCCGTGGCTGTTGGGAGGTCGTTTTTGGAAGGCCCGGCTCTTACCAGCAACCAGAAACAACTCATCCATTACTTAGCGAGACACCAAACAATAATTTGTCATAT GACTCGTTTAGCGAACAACCACCTCGTTTTCAATCTCCTTCGAATCGTTCTTGTTCAGTAGACGTCACACAACAACTTTACCTGCCTGGGCGAATTCTCCAAGTGGAAGAACGCGAACATGTTGATTCCGG AACTTACATGCACCCGACGATGTACGAGGCTCGCTGGATGCAGCGCGAAGATTATAACCAGATTCTCGTCACTCCGAGGATGTTAAAGGACCATACCCCGGACTCAGTTTGTCGTGTCCTTCAAGGCTTGTCAGCTCAGTACGAGTCTTCCTTGAGTGCTGTTGAAACTCATGAGGGCTAA
- the LOC130700710 gene encoding diacylglycerol lipase-beta-like isoform X1: MPGLVAFGRRWEIGSDDLVLPCLVESFTRMLWFFVTVVIWMYHAPYLYCEDGQILQMYLGGVLFILIIILMANTFLIKHSMRGAIMDVRARKYVPTILYIRIILGVPEIAWTVVGSVGVFKPNNSCIQSEITLHVVQGLVIFNWILVSLFFVGVMLVFDPLGHHYTSSPGTDIVDARSPLEVGFEQRTRIWEWRCKFLCCSCCSSACCSRSGDNSSVNDAFSDVAEVLTTLFHDLDLVPSDIAAGLLLLHLRTKRGREEVRLRRMSNQIRRPITEPPRPSANNVLTSSPTADAASRAEFSPSALSVPPSAACSPNVATGTMHHLGSIMEESPLAVMRSHEAYDWMNPFTAHVYMKYALGSYGWMWYLAGGCWKGLCTLKKELVCFSCFRQTSSRQMDDNCCHCNLAALKTVTQLEEKDIVCVSFHNSIYEVPYFVALDHQTSSVVVAIRGTLSGHDALTDLAAMTDPISVEGLPVGWTAHRGMLQSANFVLRQLESKEILKRTFTQYPNYHLVITGHSLGAGAAVLLSILLKPSYPRVRCFAFSPPGGLLSLAAARFTETFCMSVIIGDDLVPRLSLSTLELLKRQMIAELEACRHPKYRIFLRGCWEVVFGRPGSYQQPETTHPLLSETPNNNLSYQDSFSEQPPRFQSPSNRSCSVDVTQQLYLPGRILQVEEREHVDSGTYMHPTMYEARWMQREDYNQILVTPRMLKDHTPDSVCRVLQGLSAQYESSLSAVETHEG; encoded by the exons ATGCCTGGATTAGTGGCCTTCGGTCGAAGATGGGAAATCGGCTCGGATGATTTAGTTTTGCCTTGCTTAGTGGAGAGCTTCACACGGATGCTTTG GTTCTTTGTCACTGTAGTCATATGGATGTATCATGCCCCGTACCTATACTGTGAAGATGGACAAATCCTACAGATGTATCTAGGTGGTGTACTCTTCATATTAATCATTATTTTGATGGCCAATACCTTCCTCATCAAGCATAGCATGAGAGGGGCCATCATGGATGTCAGGGCAAGAAAATATGTCCCAACCATTCTCTATATCAG AATAATTCTAGGTGTTCCAGAAATAGCTTGGACAGTTGTTGGCTCGGTTGGAGTGTTCAAACCCAATAACAGTTGTATCCAATCAGAAATAACCCTTCATGTTGTACAAGGGCTGGTCATATTCAACTGGATCTTGgtttccctcttttttgttGGGGTAATGCTTGTCTTTGATCCTCTGGGCCACCACTATACCAGCAGCCCGGGCACCGATATAGTCGATGCGCGTTCACCATTAGAAGTTGGTTTCGAGCAAAGGACAAGAATATGGGAATGGCGATGCAAATTTCTGTGTTGCTCATGTTGTTCCA GTGCGTGCTGTTCGCGATCTGGTGACAATTCAAGCGTCAACGACGCATTTAGCGATGTGGCCGAAGTGCTCACTACCCTTTTCCACGATCTGGATCTGGTTCCATCTGACATCGCAGCTGGACTGTTATTGCTCCACTTGCGAACTAAGCGGGGGAGAGAAGAGGTACGCCTTCGTCGAATGTCAAATCAAATCCGACGGCCCATTACCGAACCTCCTCGTCCATCAGCCAATAACGTACTTACATCCAGTCCGACAGCCGATGCGGCATCTCGAGCCGAGTTCAGCCCTTCGGCATTATCCGTTCCACCTTCTGCCGCATGCAGTCCCAACGTCGCCACGGGTACCATGCACCATCTGGGAAGCATCAT GGAGGAATCGCCATTAGCTGTCATGCGCTCCCACGAAGCCTACGACTGGATGAATCCGTTTACGGCTCACGTTTACATGAAGTACGCTTTGGGATCCTACGGATGGATGTGGTACTTAGCAGGAGGTTGCTGGAAAGGCCTCTGCACTTTGAAAAAGGAGCTCGTCTGTTTCTCTTGCTTTAG GCAAACATCGTCAAGACAGATGGATGATAACTGTTGCCACTGTAATTTAGCAGCACTCAAAACAGTGACCCAACTTGAAGAAAAGGACATCGTTTGCGTCTCGTTTCATAATAGCATTTATGAA GTTCCTTACTTTGTTGCGCTAGATCATCAAACATCGTCGGTAGTTGTAGCCATCCGGGGTACACTTTCTGGCCACGACGCTCTTACAGATCTGGCTGCCATGACTGATCCCATTTCAGTGGAAGGACTGCCTGTCGGTTGGACTGCCCATCGTGGCATGTTACAATCAGCCAACTTTGTCCTGAGACAACtcgaaagcaaagaaatacTGAAACGGACTTTTACGCAATATCCAAACTACCACTTGGTCATCACTGGCCACTCTCTAGGAGCTGGGGCGGCAGTTCTACTCTCGATTTTGCTCAAACCCAGCTATCCCCGAGTGCGGTGTTTCGCATTTTCGCCGCCCGGTGGACTGTTGTCACTTGCAGCTGCTCGCTTCACCGAAACATTCTGCATGTCTGTCATTATCGGAGATGATCTTGTACCTCGTCTCAGTCTTTCCACGTTGGAGTTGCTCAAGCGACAAATGATTGCCGAGCTAGAAGCTTGTCGTCATCCGAAG TATCGCATATTTCTCCGTGGCTGTTGGGAGGTCGTTTTTGGAAGGCCCGGCTCTTACCAGCAACCAGAAACAACTCATCCATTACTTAGCGAGACACCAAACAATAATTTGTCATAT CAGGACTCGTTTAGCGAACAACCACCTCGTTTTCAATCTCCTTCGAATCGTTCTTGTTCAGTAGACGTCACACAACAACTTTACCTGCCTGGGCGAATTCTCCAAGTGGAAGAACGCGAACATGTTGATTCCGG AACTTACATGCACCCGACGATGTACGAGGCTCGCTGGATGCAGCGCGAAGATTATAACCAGATTCTCGTCACTCCGAGGATGTTAAAGGACCATACCCCGGACTCAGTTTGTCGTGTCCTTCAAGGCTTGTCAGCTCAGTACGAGTCTTCCTTGAGTGCTGTTGAAACTCATGAGGGCTAA
- the LOC130700722 gene encoding magnesium-dependent phosphatase 1-like, whose amino-acid sequence MSLSRQPSTLSSGSHRKASIGSLNRKSSTESTESARRHSGGSHNGPIALMENISVLPKLIVFDLDYTLWPLWIEMYNAPFHLESHRNEPQARDKGGRIVNPYPEVKEILVELKQSGIELGVASRTPEIKGARKLMETLDWDKYISFKEIYPGCKTTHFENLSKHSRIPYSEMLFFDDEDRNIKDITGIGVVCVLVDDRGVTRKTVRDGLLKFQRERSDAKEVESK is encoded by the exons ATGAGCCTCAGCCGTCAACCTTCAACCCTATCGTCTGGATCCCACCGTAAAGCTTCGATTGGATCTCTCAACCGTAAGTCATCTACTGAATCAACAGAATCTGCCCGAAGACATTCAGGCGGGTCGCATAATGGACCTATCGCACTTATGGAAAATATATCAGTCCTTCCAAAGCTGATTGTATTTGATTTGG ACTATACTTTATGGCCACTTTGGATTGAGATGTACAATGCACCATTTCACTTGGAGAG CCATAGGAATGAACCCCAAGCCAGGGACAAAGGTGGAAGGATAGTAAATCCTTACCCAGAAGTCAAAGAGATCTTGGTTGAGCTGAAACAATCAGGCATAGAGCTAGGAGTTGCTTCTCGAACACCAGAAATCAAAGGAGCAAGGAAACTGATGGAGACTCTCGACTGGGATAAATACATATCTTTTAAAGAGATTTACCCAGGATGCAAGACTACACATTTTGAAAACCTTTCCAAACATTCTCGTATTCCATATAGTGAAATGTTATTCTTTGACGATGAAGATCGCAACATTAAAGACATTACCGGCATAGGCGTTGTTTGTGTTCTAGTGGACGACCGCGGTGTTACCAGAAAAACGGTAAGGGATGGATTGCTGAAATTTCAAAGAGAACGAAGCGATGCCAAAGAGGTTGAGAGCAAGTGA
- the LOC130700712 gene encoding mucin-2-like isoform X2 translates to MAKMASTLLFAVLAVLLHSNSATGNQPSFRQHRRLLKTYSASGRQGPPPFECVKSGFFGDAKDCARFYRCVDFFGEEKQFTLFEFICGEATIFDEALSVCNHPAWVDPRPPCWATTPWLDAAATDGNGTAPVTSIPVTAGTSSEASVTTISSVESTTATAGLTSPSPSVESSTSVVESTSPSGQETTVASETSVAGSSTTMVEETQTTATSAPLVQPTESSSPSAPVEASTTVAPETSSATSVPETSSATSAPEVPSTTIVPEVMTEPSSAAPVQEVSSTTVPSTASPEVAIETTSAKPEATTMAVVTSAPTEASTASPIVSPPTTDAPFRLTCNDDKFHRHPLRCDLYYKCVWTDLSFSVDLRACSPGLHFDEASATCRIPGRTTPCVFATFPVTVTTESTTTTTTEPSTTTTTVEPSTTTTPSTTTVAVVSSSPSVQYTLAAGSLYDCKKPGHYPYQLDCVRFYRCFEVEPTVLKGLLYRCPEGYGYSTVTERCEKQETLPVCDRTGIRLPMNFPVPLIPLDDTTIVQLEDFDKFFSNPNYFYTPRRKFKLRRY, encoded by the exons ATGGCAAag ATGGCGTCTACCCTCTTATTCGCCGTGTTGGCGGTGCTTCTCCACTCCAATTCAG CTACTGGTAATCAACCGTCGTTTCGCCAACATCGGCGATTGTTGAAGACCTACAGCGCGTCCGGAAGACAAGGCCCACCGCCGTTCGAGTGCGTGAAATCGGGTTTCTTTGGCGACGCGAAAGATTGCGCCCGTTTCTATCGCTGCGTCGATTTCTTCGGCGAAGAGAAACAATTTACGCTGTTTGAGTTTATCTGCGGTGAGGCCACCATTTTCGACGAGGCCTTGTCCGTCTGTAATCACCCGGCTTGGGTTGATCCAAGACCCCCATGCTGGGCCACTACTCCATGGTTGGACGCAGCCGCTACAG aTGGAAATGGAACTGCTCCGGTAACTTCGATTCCCGTGACCGCTGGAACGAGTTCAGAAGCTTCTGTTACGACGATCTCCTCTGTTGAGAGCACAACCGCCACCGCTGGATTGACATCACCTTCGCCTAGCGTTGAATCGAGCACTTCCGTAGTTGAATCAACGTCTCCATCCGGCCAGGAAACGACCGTTGCATCAGAGACGAGTGTGGCAGGATCGAGCACAACGATGGTCGAAGAAACCCAGACGACAGCTACATCGGCTCCTCTTGTTCAGCCCACTGAATCCAGCAGCCCTTCCGCACCAGTGGAAGCATCGACTACCGTCGCACCGGAGACATCCAGCGCTACGTCAGTCCCGGAGACATCCAGCGCTACGTCAGCCCCGGAGGTACCAAGTACCACAATCGTTCCAGAAGTGATGACCGAACCATCAAGTGCTGCACCTGTTCAGGAGGTTTCATCTACTACCGTTCCATCAACGGCCAGCCCTGAAGTCGCGATTGAAACGACATCCGCTAAGCCCGAAGCCACTACCATGGCGGTCGTCACTAGCGCACCGACTGAGGCCAGCACAGCTTCGCCCATCGTTTCCCCACCAACAACGGACGCCCCGTTCAGACTGACGTGCAACGACGACAAGTTCCATCGCCATCCGTTGCGTTGCGATCTTTACTATAAATGCGTCTGGACTGATTTATCATTCAGCGTTGACCTGAGGGCTTGCTCACCTGGTTTGCATTTCGATGAAGCTTCAGCCACTTGCAGAATTCCAG GTAGGACAACGCCCTGCGTGTTTGCCACGTTCCCCGTGACTGTAACTACTGaatctacaacaacaacaacgactgagccttcaacaacaacaacgacagtCGAACCTTCTACCACCACCACACCATCTACGACAACAGTAGCCGTTGTATCTTCTTCTCCTTCAGTTCAGTACACG TTGGCTGCCGGAAGCCTTTACGATTGCAAGAAGCCTGGACATTATCCTTACCAATTGGACTGTGTCCGATTCTATCGGTGTTTCGAAGTCGAGCCAACCGTTCTGAAAG GATTGTTGTACCGTTGCCCAGAAGGATACGGTTATTCGACAGTGACGGAACGATGCGAGAAACAGGAGACTCTGCCCGTCTGCGATCGCACCGGCATCCGCTTGCCGATGAACTTCCCTGTGCCACTCATTCCGCTGGACGATACGACCATCGTCCAACTGGAGGACTTTGACAAGTTCTTCAGCAATCCCAATTACTTTTACACTCCCCGTCGCAAGTTCAAGCTCCGTCGCTATTAA
- the LOC130700712 gene encoding mucin-2-like isoform X1 → MSASHRRAIINITLLMASTLLFAVLAVLLHSNSATGNQPSFRQHRRLLKTYSASGRQGPPPFECVKSGFFGDAKDCARFYRCVDFFGEEKQFTLFEFICGEATIFDEALSVCNHPAWVDPRPPCWATTPWLDAAATDGNGTAPVTSIPVTAGTSSEASVTTISSVESTTATAGLTSPSPSVESSTSVVESTSPSGQETTVASETSVAGSSTTMVEETQTTATSAPLVQPTESSSPSAPVEASTTVAPETSSATSVPETSSATSAPEVPSTTIVPEVMTEPSSAAPVQEVSSTTVPSTASPEVAIETTSAKPEATTMAVVTSAPTEASTASPIVSPPTTDAPFRLTCNDDKFHRHPLRCDLYYKCVWTDLSFSVDLRACSPGLHFDEASATCRIPGRTTPCVFATFPVTVTTESTTTTTTEPSTTTTTVEPSTTTTPSTTTVAVVSSSPSVQYTLAAGSLYDCKKPGHYPYQLDCVRFYRCFEVEPTVLKGLLYRCPEGYGYSTVTERCEKQETLPVCDRTGIRLPMNFPVPLIPLDDTTIVQLEDFDKFFSNPNYFYTPRRKFKLRRY, encoded by the exons ATGTCCGCTAGTCATCGACGAGCCATAATCAACATAACTTTGTTG ATGGCGTCTACCCTCTTATTCGCCGTGTTGGCGGTGCTTCTCCACTCCAATTCAG CTACTGGTAATCAACCGTCGTTTCGCCAACATCGGCGATTGTTGAAGACCTACAGCGCGTCCGGAAGACAAGGCCCACCGCCGTTCGAGTGCGTGAAATCGGGTTTCTTTGGCGACGCGAAAGATTGCGCCCGTTTCTATCGCTGCGTCGATTTCTTCGGCGAAGAGAAACAATTTACGCTGTTTGAGTTTATCTGCGGTGAGGCCACCATTTTCGACGAGGCCTTGTCCGTCTGTAATCACCCGGCTTGGGTTGATCCAAGACCCCCATGCTGGGCCACTACTCCATGGTTGGACGCAGCCGCTACAG aTGGAAATGGAACTGCTCCGGTAACTTCGATTCCCGTGACCGCTGGAACGAGTTCAGAAGCTTCTGTTACGACGATCTCCTCTGTTGAGAGCACAACCGCCACCGCTGGATTGACATCACCTTCGCCTAGCGTTGAATCGAGCACTTCCGTAGTTGAATCAACGTCTCCATCCGGCCAGGAAACGACCGTTGCATCAGAGACGAGTGTGGCAGGATCGAGCACAACGATGGTCGAAGAAACCCAGACGACAGCTACATCGGCTCCTCTTGTTCAGCCCACTGAATCCAGCAGCCCTTCCGCACCAGTGGAAGCATCGACTACCGTCGCACCGGAGACATCCAGCGCTACGTCAGTCCCGGAGACATCCAGCGCTACGTCAGCCCCGGAGGTACCAAGTACCACAATCGTTCCAGAAGTGATGACCGAACCATCAAGTGCTGCACCTGTTCAGGAGGTTTCATCTACTACCGTTCCATCAACGGCCAGCCCTGAAGTCGCGATTGAAACGACATCCGCTAAGCCCGAAGCCACTACCATGGCGGTCGTCACTAGCGCACCGACTGAGGCCAGCACAGCTTCGCCCATCGTTTCCCCACCAACAACGGACGCCCCGTTCAGACTGACGTGCAACGACGACAAGTTCCATCGCCATCCGTTGCGTTGCGATCTTTACTATAAATGCGTCTGGACTGATTTATCATTCAGCGTTGACCTGAGGGCTTGCTCACCTGGTTTGCATTTCGATGAAGCTTCAGCCACTTGCAGAATTCCAG GTAGGACAACGCCCTGCGTGTTTGCCACGTTCCCCGTGACTGTAACTACTGaatctacaacaacaacaacgactgagccttcaacaacaacaacgacagtCGAACCTTCTACCACCACCACACCATCTACGACAACAGTAGCCGTTGTATCTTCTTCTCCTTCAGTTCAGTACACG TTGGCTGCCGGAAGCCTTTACGATTGCAAGAAGCCTGGACATTATCCTTACCAATTGGACTGTGTCCGATTCTATCGGTGTTTCGAAGTCGAGCCAACCGTTCTGAAAG GATTGTTGTACCGTTGCCCAGAAGGATACGGTTATTCGACAGTGACGGAACGATGCGAGAAACAGGAGACTCTGCCCGTCTGCGATCGCACCGGCATCCGCTTGCCGATGAACTTCCCTGTGCCACTCATTCCGCTGGACGATACGACCATCGTCCAACTGGAGGACTTTGACAAGTTCTTCAGCAATCCCAATTACTTTTACACTCCCCGTCGCAAGTTCAAGCTCCGTCGCTATTAA